In Desulforegulaceae bacterium, the genomic stretch TGACTTTTTCAGCTGCTATTGTAAGGTCACCCTCATTTTCACGATCTTCATCATCTGTCAAAATCACCATTTTACCGGCTTTAATGTCTTCAATAGCCTGCTTAATACTTATTCTTGGCATTTTTTGTAACCCCGTTTGTTTTTACAGGAATCCATTACTTCTCAAAAAATCAATGGAAACGCCACTTTCTTTTTCATTTGAATCTGAATTTTTTCCTGTAATAAGTTTTTCAATATATTTCCCAATCATATCTGCTTCAAGATTTACTTTTTCACCAGCTTTTCTTGAGCCTATGGTTGAAAGACCTTTTGTATGAGGAATAATTGCAAGGGAAAAAGAATCCTGTTCAACCGAATTGATTGTAAGGCTTGTTCCGTCCACTGCAATTGAACCTTTATCAATTACATACTTCATTATATTTAAAGGAGCTTTAATGCTTATAATTATTGCATTACTCCTTTCTTCAACAGATAAAATCTCCCCTACTCCGTCAATATGCCCTGAGACAAGATGACCGTCAAGGCGATCGGAAAGCTTTAAAGCTCTTTCAAGATTTACTTTTTGTCCTGGCTTTGAATTTTTAAAAGTCGATTTTTCAATAGTTTCAGGACTTATATCAACATCAAAAAACCTTCCATTTATTTTTACAGCAGTAAGACATCCTCCATTAACAGCTATACTGTCTCCGATTTTTGTTCCATCAAGATCAAATTCGGATTCAATGGACATTTTTTTACCTTCTCCAACAGCAGAAATGGCTCTTATTGTTCCAAAACCTTCTATAATTCCTGTAAACATTCTAAGCTTTGTCCAATCTTTAAAATTGTTTATTAGCTAATATTAGCATTATTTTTAAAGTTTCAATAACCCCGGCTACAAGATTTCCAAATTTAACACTCTTAATCAAAATAAAAAACAGGCCACAACAGATTTTTATAAACACCAGATTTTGAATCTGTTCGCCCTTCAATAAGAATATCATCATCAAATTTGCTTAATTTTGTATTCTGCACTTTAATTGCATCTGACATTTTTTCAGGGCCGTTTCCAGAAATTCCCTCAAATGATTTTGAACAGCCAATAATTTTGGAGCCATAAAAAAAAGCAATTTGATCAACAAGATTGTTGTTCAAAAATGAACCTGCAATCATTGAACCGCCTTCAACCATAAGGCTTGAAATTTTTCTTTTACCAAGTTCAATAAGAAGGCTTGAAAGACAAACATGGGAATTTTTATCTTTTTTAACTTTAATTACTTCCACACCAAAATCATTGAATTTTTTAATTCTTAAAGGATCACAGTCTTCAACACAGGCAAAAAGTGTATTTTTTTTCATTTCATCTGAAAAAATCTTCAAACCTGATTCAGGATCAAGTTTTAAATTTGAGTCTGTAACAATTTTTAAGGGATCAGAAGATTTAATTTCTTTAATTCTTGTATTCAAAGAAGGATTATCTGCTTCAACAGTATTTCTTCCAACTAAAACAGCTTGGCATTGATGTCTTAAAAAATGAGACCATCTTCTTGACTTTTCATTGGTTATCCATTTTGAATCCCCTGTTTTTGTTGCAATTCTGCCGTCAAGAGTCATGGCAAGCTTTAATACAGTATAAGGTGTTTTTTCAGTAATGAACTTAATAAAAGGAAGATTTAACGCCCTTGCTTTTTCTTGAAGAAGCCCATTTAAAACCTCAACATTATTTTGTCTTAGAAAAGCATTTCCAGAACCGCTTACTTTAGGATTTGGATCTTCAATTGCAGTTACAACTTTTTTTACCCTGCTTTTTAAAATTTTTTCAGTACATGGAGGAGTTTTTCCATAATGACTGCAAGGTTCTAAAGTAACATAAAGGGTTGAACCTTCTGCATTTTTTCCAGCCTGGTCAAGGGCATTTACCTCTGCATGGGCTTTTCCATATTCTTCATGAAAACCCTGGCCAATTATATCTCCGTTTTTAACACAAACTGCTCCAACCATGGGATTGGTTTTTGTAAATCCCCTTCCCCTGGAGGCAAGCTCAAGAGCAAGGTTCATATATTCAATATCTTTTTTGTCAAACATTAAATACCGTTCTAATTAAGGTTTTTTGGGCATAAGAAACTGACTAAGTTCACTTACAAAATCATTTACACTTTTAAACTCTCTATATACAGAAGCAAATCTTACATAAGCAACTTCATCAATATCATGGAGCTTTTCCATTACTTTTTCACCCAAAAGCTCTGTTGGAAACTCCCTTGATTCACTTTCTTTTAACTCTTTTTCAAGATCATCAATAAAAGCTTCAATAGTATCTATACTTACACTTCTTTTTTCACAGGCCTTGAGTATTCCGGTTCTTAATTTTTCACGAAGAAATTCTTCCCTTCTTCCATCTTTTTTTACAATCATAAGAGGGATTTCTTCAATTTTTTCATAGGTTGTAAAACGTCCAACGCAGGAAAGACATTCACGCCTTCTTCTTATGGAACAACTGTCCTTGGAAAGCCTTGAATCTATAACTTTATCTTCTACTTCTCCGCAAAAAGGACACTTCATTTGTTTTCTCCTGGAGGATCAAATTTAACAGTTTCAACCCCGGCTTCTGAAAGCATTTCTTCAGACATTTCATCTGAATAGTCTCCAAGATAACAAACCCTTTTTATTCCGGCATTTATTATCATTTTTGAGCAAATGGAGCATGGTTTTGTATTTACATAAATATCTGCCCCGTCAATTGAAACTCCGTGCTTTGCAGCCTGAACTATGGCATTTTGCTCTGCATGGGTTCCCCGGCAAAGCTCATGTCTTTCACCGGAAGGGACATTCATTTTTTCCCTTAAACATCCTGTTTCTATGCAATGCTTTATTCCTGAAGGAGGCCCATTGTAACCTGTGGCAAGAATATGTCTGTTTTTTACTATTACAGCACCCACTTTACGCCTCAAACAAGTTGATCTTTTTGAAACAAGTTCGGTAATACCTATAAAATATTCATCCCAGGAAGGCCTTTGTTCCATTGGTGCTCTCCGTTTTTTTATTCCATGAAAAGAGGAAAACCCGAGGCAAGTTCTTTTACCTTTGCACCTATTTCTGAAATAAGTTTTTCATTTTCGCAATTATCAATTATATCAAATATCCACTGACCTATTGTTTCCATTTCCTTTTCTTTCATCCCTCTGGTTGTAAGAGCAGGAGTTCCGATTCTTATTCCGCTTGTTACAAAAGGGCTTTTTGTTTCAAAAGGAACAGTATTTTTATTAACTGTAATATTTGCCTTTCCAAGAGCTGCTTCTGCATCTTTTCCAGTAACACCCTTATTTGTTAAATCAATTAAAACAAGGTGATTGTCTGTTCCTCCTGAAACAAGATCCAGTCCGCTTTGAAGTAAAGTCTTTGAAAGAGCTTTGGAATTTTTTAAAACTTGTTCCTGATATTTTTTAAATTCCGGGTTTAAAGCTTCTTTAAATGCAACAGCTTTAGCAGCAATTACATGCATTAAAGGTCCGCCCTGAATTCCTGGGAAAATCTGCCTGTTTACAATGCTTGTAAGATCTTCACCTGAAAGAATAAGTCCGCCCCTTGGACCTCTTAAAGTTTTATGGGTGGTTGAAGTTGTAATATTTGCGTGTGGAATAGGAGAAGGATGAAGACCTGCAGCAACAAGTCCTGCAATATGAGCCATATCCACAAGAAGATAAGCATCAACAGACTTTGCTATTTTTGCAAATCTTTCAAAATCAAGAATCCTTGGGTAAGCACTTGCACCGGCAACTATCATCTTGGGTCTTACTTCTTTTGCAATTTTTTCCACTTCATCATAGTCAATTGTACCGGTTTCTTTTGAAACCCCATAATGGGAAAAATCAAAAAGTCTTCCTGAAAAATTCACTCCGCTTCCATGGGTTAGGTGACCGCCATGGGAAAGATCCATTCCAAGAACCTTGTCTCCCGGCTCAATAAAAGAAAAAAAGGCCGCCATATTTGCCTGGGAACCTGAGTGGGGCTGAACATTTGCATAGCTTGCATTAAAAAGTTCTTTTACTCTTTTTATTGCAAGTTCTTCAGCAATATCAACAAACTCGCATCCTCCATAATATCTTTTTGAAGGATAGCCTTCTGCGTACTTATTTGTCATTATACAGCCCTGAGCTTCCATTACAGAATCGCTTACAATGTTTTCCGATGCAATAAGCTCAAGATTTTCTATTTGTCTTTTGGTTTCATTTTTTATGGCTCTAAAAATTTCAGGGTCTGTTTTTTCAATTGTTTCAGGGTTCAACTTAGGCCTCCTTATATTGAGAATATCGAATTTAATTTATAAAATAACTTTAAAATTTTATTTTCTAATCATTTACTACAAAATCAGAACAAATCAAGGCGCATCTGGTGTCTTCCGCCTTCAAATTTTGTCTTAAGCCAGGTATCAACTATTTCAAATGCTAAAATATCTCCCACCACTCTTCCTCCAAGAACAAGAACATTGGAATTATTGTGAAGCCTGCTCATTTTTGCAGAAAATATATCATTACAAAGTGCAGCTCTTATCCCTTTATGCCTATTTGCTGCCATTGACATTCCAAGCCCTGTTCCGCAAAGAAGAATTCCAAGATCGTATTCTTTTGTTTTTACTGCCCTGGCAACCTGGTTTGCATAATCAGGATAATTGACTGAATCTTTGGAAAAACTCCCTATATCTTTTACTTTTATTCCTTTTTTTTCAAGGAAATCAAATATTTTGGCCTTTAATTCATAGGCTGCATGATCACAGCCTATGATAATTGTTTCTTTCATTTTTTTCTCCAAAATTTTAACTAGATTTTTTAAAAACAAGACAGGTGTTCACTCCTCCAAACCCAAAAGAATTGGACATAACATAATTTAATTTTGCTTTTTGACTTTTATTGGGAACATAATCAAGAAAACAATCGGGATCAGGATTATTAAGATTGATTGTGGGAAAAATCAGCTGATTTTCAAGACTTAAAACACAGGCTGCGGCTTCAAGAGCTCCTGCAGCACCTAAAAGATGTCCTGTCATTGATTTGGTAGAGGAAAGTTTAAGATTTTTATAATTATCTTTAAAAACTTTTTTTATTGCTGCGGTTTCGTATTTATCATTTAATATTGTAGAAGTTCCATGGGCGTTTATATAGTCAATTTCACAAGGATTAAGCCCTGAAGACAAAAGAGCGGCTTCCATTACATCAGCCATTCCTTTTCCCTCCGGCTCAGGAGCAGCTATATGATATCCTTCGCTTAAAACAGAATATCCTGTAATTTCAGCCAAAGGTTTTGCTCCCCTTTTAAGGGCTTTATCCATATTTTCCAGCACAAGGAAAGCACTTCCTTCACCTGGAACAAACCCGTCCCTTTTTTTGTCAAAGGGTCTTGAAGCAGATTCAGGATCAGTGTTTTTTGAAAGGGCCTTCATTGAGTTAAGCCCTGAAAGAAATACCGGGGTAATCACAGCTTCAGTTCCTCCGGCAATACAACAATCCATTTCACCATATTTTATACGAAGATAGGCTTCACCAATTGCGTTTGCCCCTGCAGCACAAGCACTGGCACAAGTAAGAACCGGCCCCTTGATTCCCAAATGAATACTCATTGTTCCCACTGCCATATTCGGCAGAAAATGGGGAATAAAATAAGGGCTCAGCCTTGATGTCTTTTTAAGAAGATGTCTTTCTACAGCCTCCTCAGCAAGATCAAAACCTCCGGCTCCATTGCCCCCAAAAATACCTATTTTATTTTTTCCATAATAATCAAGATCAAGGCCTGAATCTAAAACTGCAAGTTTTCCGGCAGCAACAGCATATAAAATATATAAGGGAAGATTATTCGACTTATTTTTCTTAAAATAATCTTCCCTTATAAAATTTTTAACTTCACCTGCGACCTTAAAAGTAAAACCATCTGTATTAAATCTTTTTATAAAATCAATACCTGATTTTCCAGCCGCAAGAGAATCAAAAAACTCCTTTTTACCGGTTCCAACAGGCGAAACAACGCCTATGCCTGTAACAGCAACCCTATGAAATGGAGCTTCATTCATTTAGATTTACAAAACTTTTTCCATATATTCCAGAGCATCTTTCACTGTAAGAAGATTTTCTGCGTCTTCATCTGGAATTTCAATATCGAATTCATCTTCAAGACTCATCACAAGCTCAACAATCTTTAGTGAATCTGCACCAAGATCATTGATAAATGATGCTTCAGGAACAATTTTTTCAATATCGACTTCAAGCTTTTCTGCAATAATGGATTTAAGTTTATCCTGAACAGACATTTTCACCTCAACTTTCTAAATAAAGCCGCATAAAAAACGCGGCCAATCAAGAATTAAAGTTCTTCTCCGCCACCTATAACAAGACGCCCTTTGTACATTCCGCACCCAGGACAAGCTGCGTGAGAACGCTTTGGTTCACCACATTCAGGACATGCCTGAAGGCTTGGTATTGTAACTTTTTCTTTTTGATGTGTACGACGCTTATCTCTGCGTGATCTTGATGACCTTCTCTTTGGAACTGCCATTATTGACTCCTGTAAACTTTACTGCATTATTTTAATATTGTTTGGCCGAATAAATTTAAAATTTCGGTCGGTTACTGTCCATATAAATAAAATCCAAGCTAAGTTAGCATAATAAACAGCCACTTACAAGGTTATTGTATCTTATTTATCATAGCAACTTTTAAAGCAGATTACCTCATTATCAGATTCCCTGATAATTTCCATATTTTTCTATACTTTTATAAAAAAATTTTAAATTAACTAAAAAACTAAGTTTTATTAAATAAAAAATTTAATGATTCACCCAAAACCAAATTTTTTTATTCAGTCACTATTTTTATTCAGTCACTAATTATATTACACTTTAAAGCAGTAGATATAGTTATATAAATTTTTAAATATTTTATCTTTTAACATAATAATAACTTTAGTTCATTAAAATCTTTTTATTTTAAACATAAAACCTTCAAATTAGATAAAAAATAAATTCATTGACATCTACCTTAGATAGAGAATAAATCTAAATCATATTCTCAGGGCGGGGCGAAATTCCCCACCGGCGGTAATCTTTTCAAAGAAAGCCCGCGAGCGCCTTAATTTGTTTTAAGGGTCCAGCAGATTCGGTGAAAATCCGAAGCCGACGGTTAAAGTCCGGATGGAAGAGGATAGAAATTATTTATGCGTTTGCATTAATTTTCCGGTTGTATTTTTACAGCCAATCCCCTCTTTTTGCCCTGATTCATGAAAAATCATTATTATCAAGGAGTTAAACCATGAATCAGACTTTATTATCACAATTTGGCAATCCTTATGAAAGGGTTGAAAATGGACTAAAATCACTTGCAAGTGGAAATGGAATACTTGTAACTGACAATGAAGACAGGGAAAACGAGGGTGACCTTATTTTTTCTGCAGAGCATCTCAATAATCTTCAGATGGCAACACTGATTAGAGAATGCAGCGGAATTGTCTGTCTTTGTCTTACAGATAAAAAAATAAAATCACTTGAAATCCCAATGATGGTTGAAAGTAATACGTCTAAATTTCAGACAGCATTCACTGTTTCTATTGAAGCAGCAGAAGGAGTAACAACCGGAGTTTCAGCAGCTGACAGAGTTACAACAATAAAAGCTGCAATAAATGACAATGCAAAACCAAAAGATCTTAAAAAACCAGGACATGTTTTCCCGTTAATGGCAAGAAAAGGCGGAGTTCTTGAAAGGCAGGGACATACAGAAGCCACTGTTGATATGTGCAGACTTGCAGGACTAAAGCCCTATGGAGTTTTATGTGAAGTTACAAACCCTGACGGAACAATGGCAAGGACTCCTCAAATAGTTGATTTTGGGCTTAAAAACAAAATTCCTGTTCTGACAGTTGATGACATTGTTCTATATAGGGAAAAAAACAAAATCTAAATTCACCTAACCTAAGCTTATTTTTCGGGTTTACCCATATTTGGTAAGCCCGAAAAAACTTTGTGCTTCTAATTTTCCACAAATAAGAACGATAATTCATTAAAATATTGCTTTGACCTTGCGTATTTGAGCTATACAGTGATAAAAAAGGTTTATATTTTTATTAAAAACAAAAATCAGGACAGGTTATGAAGATGAAAATAATAACAAGATTTCCCCCAAGCCCAACAGGCTCACTCCATGTAGGGGGAGCAAGAACAGCTGTTTTTAACTGGCTTTATTCAAAAGCTAAAAAAGGTAAGTTTATTTTAAGATTTGAAGATACTGACCAGGAAAGATCCACAAAAGAATCTGAAGAAGAAATCCTTGAAGCCATGGAATGGCTTGGGCTTGATTATGATGAAGGCCCTTTTTATCAGACAAAAAGAACCGATGTTTACCAAAAATATGCAGATATTCTCATTGAAAAAGGACTTGCCTATTATTGCACCTGCACCCAGGAAGAAGTTGAGGCAATGAGGGAAAAGGCAAGATCTGAAGGAAAAAAACCAAAATACGACGGAAGATGCAGGGAAAAAAACCTTCCAAAATCCCAAGGTGCGGCTTTACGTATTAAAGCTCCCCTTTCAGGAACCTGCATAATAAAAGATATAATAAAAGGCAATATTTCAGTACCTTATGAAGAGCTTGATGATTTTATAATTCAAAGAAGCGATGGCTCTTTTACCTATAATTTTGCTGTAACTATAGATGACCTTACAATGGAGGTAAGTCCTATAATAAGAGGGGACGACCATGTAAGCAACACTCCAAAGCAGATTGTCATTTATGAAGCCCTTGAAGAAAAGCTGCCTGAATTTGGCCATGTTCCCATGGTTCTTGGTTCAGACAAAAAAAGGCTGAGCAAAAGACACGGAGCAATGAGTATTCTTGAGTATAAAAAACTAGGTTATCTTCCAGATGCTGTTATAAATTATCTTGTAAGACTTGGCTGGTCTTGCGGGGATCAAGAATATTTCACAAGAACTGAACTTATTGAAAAATTCTCCCTTGAAAATATTGGCCGTTCACCAGGAGTTTTTGATCCTGAAAAAATGCTGAGCTTAAACGCAGAGCATATTCAAAATTCAGACGATGATTTTCTTTGCAAAACAATTTCCAATCAGTCAGGGCTTCCTGCTACAGAAAAGCTCAAGCTTGCGGTTAATGTTTACAAATCAAGGGCAAAAACTCTTTTTGAACTTGAAGATTCTATAAAAGTTTATTTTACCGATGAATTTGAATATTCAGAAAAAGCTGCCAAGGACAATCTTAAAGTATCAGCAGCAGAAATTCTTCAAAACTTTGCCAATAACTTAAAAAACATAAAAAACTTTACCCATGATGAAATTGACCTGGCCTTTAACCAGGTTCTATCTGATCATGAAATAAAATTTCCCAAACTTGCCAAACCTCTTCGCGTTGCTCTCACAGGTATAGCCCAGGGAGCTGGAATCCATGAAACCCTTGAGCTTACAGGTCAGGAAAAAGCAATTGAGAGAATTGAAAAGGCAGTTTTGTGGATTAAAGAAAACAGGGGATAAAATTTCCTTGACTTTCTTTTGATATGGAGCTAAACAGTTTTCACTTCCTGAGGGATGGTCTAATGGTAAGACGGCGGACTCTGACTCCGCTTATCGGGGTTCAAATCCCTGTCCCTCAGCCACTGTCAATAAAGGCTCTCAGCGTTTTTCACTGAAGGCCTTTTTTTATTATAATCAAATTTATTCCTAGTTTGTTCCCAACTATATTTTTGTTCCCGCCAATTTCAGCCAAAAAAAGAGTAGGAGATTTTAACAAATTGGAATTAAATTTGTATTGAAAATTCTTTTCGCTAAGCGGTAAATTATGGCTGATGGATAAACTTGTAATAAATTTAAATTCGTATTAAATTTATTACAATATTATTGAACACAAGGAGCACCCCATTATGTTGTCCGTTAAATTACCTGAAGACCTTGAAAAAAGGCTTAATGATTTAGTTTCAAAAACAAACCGCACAAAGTCGTTTTATGCCGTAGAAGCATTACCTCTCTACATTGAAGACCTGGAAGATCTTTACCTTTCTGAAAAAGCCTTTGAAGAATTTTTACTAAACGGTGAAAAAGCCCTTTCATCAGAAGAGGTTAGAAAAAAACTTGGCTTATAAAATCAAATATACCCCAGAAGTATTAAAACAGCTTTCAAAACTTGATAAACCCATTGCTAAAAAAATTCTTGATTACATGGACAATAGAGCAGCCAACCAGATCAATCCTCAGCCGAAAATATTTCTGCTAATGATTCACTTTGGGTTACTACTCTATCTGCTTCCATTTTTGCTAAATCCAGGGGGTAGCCATATCGCCTTAATACGTTTCTTACTGCAACTCTTATAGCTTTGCCTTCAAATACTTTTTGTCTTACTTCAAAATGATTTACTATATCTTTTGCAATATCTTTTAATCTGTCAGGATGTCCTATCACTGCATCAATGGTTGCTGTTTTCTTTTTTGCTTTTTTCTAAAGGAAAAAAATGACACAGGAGCAGCCTCCTGTGTCAGACGGTAGGTTTATTTGGAAGGAATATGGGGATTTAAACTTGTTAATCAATGTTTTTTATATATCTGTCAAAAGATGAAGCACCTGAAGATTTAAGCGGAATAAATGATTTTTCAGTTTTTTTACAGATTTTTTTCAGTCTTAGACAGGCATCATGGCTTGTACAGTCAATGGGACAAAAAACCATATCAGCTGAAGAAACTAAGTTATCAATACTTTTTTTAGAAGACTCCATTCCACCATCATGATAAATAAATTCCCCTCCGTATTCTTCAACAATTTCCTTATATCTTGGAAGGATGTTTTTTCTTCCTCCAACATATAGAATTTTTTTGCCGCAAAGAGCAGGGCCTGGACAGTTTGGTGAAGTACATCCACTGCATTTTATCTTCTCTGGAGGATTGTTAACAGGCTCAAAAAAGCTGTTTATAATTTTTTTTGATTCAAGTTCTTTTTCAAGTTCTTTGATTTTTTTGCATAAAAAAGAGTTTTCATTTTTTAAAAACTCAACACTGCTCTCAAGTTCGTTTATTTTTATGTTTTGATTCTTATTTTCATACCCAGGGCTATTTGTAATTTTTTCATTTTTAAGTTCATTAAGTTCTTTTTCAGCCTCGTCCAGATAGGAAAAAAGCTGATTTGTTTTTATTTTTTCATTTTTGTACTTTTTATTTAAGTCTGAAAACTTTTTGCTAAATGCTCTTTTAAGAGTTCTGATTTTAATGTTGAGCTTGTCATTTTCTTCTTCTACTCTTTTAACTCTTTTTATATCTGCCCGTGTGCTTCGCCCTATCATATGTGAAAGCATATGAACTTCACCAAAGGCATTTGCAAGAGTTGTTGCCGAAGGGAAAGGATGACTCATCAAAGCCCAATAAGGTCCTGGGATATTTCCTTTTTCATATTCGTAATTCCATTTGTCTTTAAGTTCAGCATCTGATTTTATTTTTGAAAACTCCCTTACTTCCTTTTCAAACTTTTTATCAAGAGCCTTGGTCAAGAGTTTTGCAGGAAGCTCGTCTTCACCCGCAAGATATACAAAAATTCCATGAATTTCATGTTCAGTGGAGTTTTTTGGAATTAAAACCTTTGCTTTTCTCTGGATTTTTTCAAGTTCTTTTAGACTCAGGCAGGTTCCAACTATTGAACAATGAAAATGACCTTTAATTTCATTTATTTTTTTTCTTTTTCCAGATGGATTAAAATCATTTAAGTTCATTTTTTTTCCTCTTTAGATAGTTTTCTATTGTTTCAAGGTTTTTGCTGAAGGCATTAACAATTAAGGGGTCAAATTGTGTTCCTGAATTTTGAAAAACTTCTATTACAGTTGATTCAAAATCCATTTTGTTTCTATATGGCCTTTTTTGCATCATTGCGGAGACTGAATCAGCAACTGCAATAATTCTGGCACCAAGTGGAATCTCATATCCTTTAAGACCTGAGGGATAACCCTTTCCATCGTATCTTTCATGGTGATGTAAAATAATATCCTTAATTGAATTTTTTTCAGTAAAACCTTCAATTGAAGAAACAATTTCAGCACCAACCATTGGATGACTTTTAATACAATCCCATTCTTCTTGGCTGAGTTTGTCTTTTTTAAAAAGAATATTATCAGGAATTCCTATTTTACCAATATCGTGTAAATGGCCAGCAAGATGAATAACTTCAAGCTGCTGTTTTTTTAAGCCTATGGATTTTCCAATTATTGATGATATATCAGCTACTTCATTTGAATGCTCTTTGGTGGAGTTATCTCTGGCATCAAGTGCCCTGCCAAGTGCTGTTGCAAAATCATGGAGGAGTTTTGAATAATTGGGAAGACTGGGACATCGGTTACAGGACAGCAAAAATTCATTGTAAAGAAAATTATTACTTATAGCTGTATCAGCTTGCATTTATTTATCCTCATAAAGTTAGGAGTATCTAATTAGTTTAAGGTTGACTAATACAATCTTGGATATTATCAGTCAAGCAAAAAAATAGGAGTCAGAAAAAAATGGAATTTTTTAAAAAAAGTTTTTTATTTAAAAGAGACAATAAGACATTTTATGTTTTTAGTGAGCTTCTTGAAATTGTCAGGTGCAAAGATTATCAGGACATAGAAGACTCTCTTGTATATATTGAAAAAATGGTTTCCCTTGGATATTTTGCAGCAGGATTTGTTGCTTATGAAGCTGCTAAGGCATTTGATCCCAAGTTTTTTGTAAACCAAAATGAAATTTCAGACTATCTCTGGTTTGGAATTTATAAAAAAGTTGAAATTGCTGATATTGAAAGTTTTTGTACAGATAAAAAATCAGGCTGGAACCCTGATTGGAAATTTCCTTTTTCATATAAAGATTATGAAAAAAAAATTGAGTTTATTAAAAACAAAATAAAGCTGGGTGATATTTATCAGCTAAATCTTACATTTCTTATGAGTTGTTTTGTACAAGAGCCTGCTTTTGATATTTTTGTGCGACATTTTGCAGGACTTGACAGTCCTTATTGCGGTTTTGTTGAAACAGATGAGTTTGCTGTAATCAGCTCTTCTCCTGAACTTTTTTTCTCTCTTGATAAAGATATTCTGACTTCAAAACCAATGAAAGGTACCATAAAAAGGGGAATAAATTGTAAGGAGGATGAAATAAATAAAAAAATTCTTTCAAATTCAATAAAAGATCAGGCTGAAAATATAATGATACTTGATATGATGAGAAATGATTTTTCAAAAATATCAGAAAAATTATCTGTAAAAGCAGACAATATTTTTGAAATAGAAAAATATTCAAGAGTTTTTCAAATGACTTCAACTGTAAAATGCAAAACTAAAGCTTCAATAACAGAAATATTTAAAGCTCTTTTCCCTTGTGCTTCAATAACAGGAGCTCCTAAATTTAAAGCTATGGAATATATCAACGAGTTGGAAAATTCCCAAAGGGGAGTTTATACAGGGGCAATGGGATATTTAATGCCGGGTAGAAAATCTGTTTTTAATGTTGCAATAAGAACTCTTTATATTAATAAAAAAAAGAAACTGGGTTTTTACGGTACAGGAGGTGGAATTGTCTGGGACTCAAAAGCAAAAGAAGAATATGATGAATGCATGAACAAAGCTCTTGTTGTTTCAGAGCCTGAACCTGACTTTATGCTTCTTGAAACTATGCTTTATATTCCAGATAGTGGATTTTATCTTGAAAAATATCATGTTAAAAG encodes the following:
- a CDS encoding acyl carrier protein; translation: MSVQDKLKSIIAEKLEVDIEKIVPEASFINDLGADSLKIVELVMSLEDEFDIEIPDEDAENLLTVKDALEYMEKVL
- the rpmF gene encoding 50S ribosomal protein L32, encoding MAVPKRRSSRSRRDKRRTHQKEKVTIPSLQACPECGEPKRSHAACPGCGMYKGRLVIGGGEEL
- the ribB gene encoding 3,4-dihydroxy-2-butanone-4-phosphate synthase produces the protein MNQTLLSQFGNPYERVENGLKSLASGNGILVTDNEDRENEGDLIFSAEHLNNLQMATLIRECSGIVCLCLTDKKIKSLEIPMMVESNTSKFQTAFTVSIEAAEGVTTGVSAADRVTTIKAAINDNAKPKDLKKPGHVFPLMARKGGVLERQGHTEATVDMCRLAGLKPYGVLCEVTNPDGTMARTPQIVDFGLKNKIPVLTVDDIVLYREKNKI
- the gltX gene encoding glutamate--tRNA ligase — protein: MKMKIITRFPPSPTGSLHVGGARTAVFNWLYSKAKKGKFILRFEDTDQERSTKESEEEILEAMEWLGLDYDEGPFYQTKRTDVYQKYADILIEKGLAYYCTCTQEEVEAMREKARSEGKKPKYDGRCREKNLPKSQGAALRIKAPLSGTCIIKDIIKGNISVPYEELDDFIIQRSDGSFTYNFAVTIDDLTMEVSPIIRGDDHVSNTPKQIVIYEALEEKLPEFGHVPMVLGSDKKRLSKRHGAMSILEYKKLGYLPDAVINYLVRLGWSCGDQEYFTRTELIEKFSLENIGRSPGVFDPEKMLSLNAEHIQNSDDDFLCKTISNQSGLPATEKLKLAVNVYKSRAKTLFELEDSIKVYFTDEFEYSEKAAKDNLKVSAAEILQNFANNLKNIKNFTHDEIDLAFNQVLSDHEIKFPKLAKPLRVALTGIAQGAGIHETLELTGQEKAIERIEKAVLWIKENRG
- a CDS encoding CopG family transcriptional regulator, whose product is MLSVKLPEDLEKRLNDLVSKTNRTKSFYAVEALPLYIEDLEDLYLSEKAFEEFLLNGEKALSSEEVRKKLGL
- a CDS encoding DUF2325 domain-containing protein yields the protein MNLNDFNPSGKRKKINEIKGHFHCSIVGTCLSLKELEKIQRKAKVLIPKNSTEHEIHGIFVYLAGEDELPAKLLTKALDKKFEKEVREFSKIKSDAELKDKWNYEYEKGNIPGPYWALMSHPFPSATTLANAFGEVHMLSHMIGRSTRADIKRVKRVEEENDKLNIKIRTLKRAFSKKFSDLNKKYKNEKIKTNQLFSYLDEAEKELNELKNEKITNSPGYENKNQNIKINELESSVEFLKNENSFLCKKIKELEKELESKKIINSFFEPVNNPPEKIKCSGCTSPNCPGPALCGKKILYVGGRKNILPRYKEIVEEYGGEFIYHDGGMESSKKSIDNLVSSADMVFCPIDCTSHDACLRLKKICKKTEKSFIPLKSSGASSFDRYIKNID
- a CDS encoding HD-GYP domain-containing protein, with the protein product MQADTAISNNFLYNEFLLSCNRCPSLPNYSKLLHDFATALGRALDARDNSTKEHSNEVADISSIIGKSIGLKKQQLEVIHLAGHLHDIGKIGIPDNILFKKDKLSQEEWDCIKSHPMVGAEIVSSIEGFTEKNSIKDIILHHHERYDGKGYPSGLKGYEIPLGARIIAVADSVSAMMQKRPYRNKMDFESTVIEVFQNSGTQFDPLIVNAFSKNLETIENYLKRKKNELK